The Tamandua tetradactyla isolate mTamTet1 chromosome 6, mTamTet1.pri, whole genome shotgun sequence genome contains the following window.
AATCTGCTCATCCTTCCTTTCTGGATCTCTCTGAGGATATCGATGGCCTGGAGGTGGTGGGCAGAGGGCAGCCTTTCTCGGCTGTGACAGTGGAAGACTATACGGCCTTTGAAAGTGCCCAGGAAAGCTCCTCTGAAGACACAGTGAACTTGTGAGTCGGGCCTGGGCCCTAGGGAAAGGAGTTGAGGGGGGTGTGGCTTCCTCCAGCACTCAGAAGAATTAAAGGGTaggctgctctctctgaaatcagGGTGCCTCCATCCCAGCCTCCCTCTAGTGGCTGCCACCCCTTCCTCACCCATTTCAGCACCTGTGCTAGCTTTTCTGTTTCCATCTGCTCCTTTCCAGCAGCCAACTCCTAACTGATACCTTTTAGACATTCCTTTGTGGCTTAAATGGGGCATCTCCAGACTCTCCCACTGCTGTACGTAGTGAATGGCTCTGTCACGAAGGCTCGAAGAGCCTCTATTTCTAAGAACCTCTCACCGAAGGATTCGAGCAGGAAGAGACTAAGCTTCTAAAGCAGAGCTGATCGTACTCTGTTGGAATGTGGAGTTGATCACTTCTCTGGACTTCCTGGCAGCCGTTTCCATTGGGCTCCACGTGGCACAACTGTGGTGACCTCAAGGAAAATAAGTCACTGGTTTTTCTTACAGAGACATTTTGGCCTGTTGCCCTGATGTGGACCCCATGCCTATTCTCGGCCCCTCTCTGCTGTTCTGTGGGAAGCCAGCTCGTTGGATCAGAGGCAGTAACCCACAGGACAAGGTAAAACAGTTTGCCCTCACCCACCTGCTGGAAGGGCCTCCCTTGGGGGTACAGTGCCAAGGTGACAGTGGCAGTCACAAGGAGCCTGCACGGTCTCCTATCTGTGTTTTTTTCTGGTCATGAATTCAGCGTGTCTGAAAATGGTAACAGCAACACTAACTCAAACAAGAATAAAATCACAAGGCTGAAAAGAGGTGTCACAAGCCACCCAATTTGTACTTAACTCTCAAGTGTATAAATAAGCAAATCATCTCATACAGGTATCACTTTAAGAAGGTTCTAGAATATTCTTCAGATGCCAAGGAGCAGAAATGTTGATTGGATTTACAGTCTGTTTCATCTCTTCTTACTACTGATGGCAACCTAAGGGACTGTTTTGGTATGTAAGCTGCCGGACTGCAGTATACcagagctggaatggcttttaaaaagaggaatttaataagttacaagtttatagttctaaaactataaaaatatccaaactaaggcatccaggaaaagttgttttaattcaagaaaggttgatgggtcaggacagcttgggtagtcacatggctgacatccgctggtctcttgctcctgggctctgttgctttcagcctctgtccctgtaggggttcctcactttgtttctctgggggctggctttcatttcttggcttcccttggctctttccagattctgacttgcttaacatctcatggtgacagcTGCTGGGCccgagcatctccaaacatctgggtctctattctccaagtgttggcatctgtgtcagctctgggctctgaagtttctgttggctctctctctgtcggctctatctctctccaatatgtttcctcttttaaagcactccactaagctaatcaagacacacctgaaatgggtggagtcacatcttcatctaatcaaaaggtggcacccacaattgggtgtgacaCATCGCtgtgaagataatttaatcaaaagattccaacctatagtactgaatcagatttaaaagaaatggctgctcccataagattggatcaggattaaaatatggcttttctagggtacgtaatagattcaaactggcacagggaaaTGCAGTGCCATCTGAGAGAGGTCAGAACCTGGAGGCCTGGGGATATGGGACTTTCAGTGCTACAACCAGGAAAGTCCCGGGCAAATAGGGACAAGTTGGTCATCCTAAACTAGGGCCCCTAACAAAGACGTTTCATCTTCCTTAGAGGCAGATTGGAATTGCTGCCCGCTTGACCTTTGAAACTTTAGAAGGGGAGAAAACATCTTCAGAATTGACCGTAGTCAACAATGGCACAGTAGCTATTTGGTACAACTGGCGGCGGCGCTTCCAGCCGGACTGTTTCCACGAtctgaagagaaaaaagatgCAGCAATTTTACTTTAACAACCGGGAAGGTGCATGGGAAAAGTTGCCCTATTCAGGGTCCTGGCTGGGGCTGGTTTTGTCCTTGAAGTCTTTGGGAAGCCCGGGTCTAGTGAATGCCCAGCTCGTGCAAGTTTGAGTCCCTCTCCCCCACCTAATCCCTCCCATTCCTCTGTGAAAGCCTGTGATCACCTAACTGTCCCTGTCTATTAGGAGAGGGGCAGAACTCTTGAGATCAAGGGAGGTGAGTCACCATGGAGCAGAAACACAGAGTGTAGGGGTGCAGTTAACTCTATGCACAGGCCTGGGGCTAGGATGGCCAACTATCTGTTTGCCTGAGACTTTCCTAATTTTAGCACTCAAAGTCTTATGTTCCAAGGAACCCCCCAGTCCTGGGTAAACTGGGAGGGTTGGTCACCCTACCTGGGGCTCAGATAAATGTAGATGCGTAGGCTTGGGGCTCAGTTAACTTTATACATGCAGGTGTGGGCCTCAGCTAACTTATACTCATTGAAAACCTCTGCCTCTGTCCCTCTCAGGTGTGATCCTGCCTGGAGAAACTAAAAACTTTACCTTCTTCTTCAAGTCTTTGAATGCTGGGATCTTCAGAGAATCTTGGGAGTTTGGCACTCACCCTACCCTATTAGGAGGTGCTATCCTGCAGGTCAATCTCCATGCAATCTCCCTGACCCCAGACATTTTTAAGGATGAGAGGAAGGTACTGGAGGTAAGGGACCCAGGATCTTGGCTCCAATGGACAGCAGATAGATGACACTGGTATTCTTCCTAGCAGTGCCCAGAGGGATCTAATTTCTCCCAGCCCAACAGGTGAATTTTGGCTTTCCATCAACTGGTAGCTACTCTTGCTCAATGGATGCTTCCAGGGGCTTTGTGACATGAAAGATGGGTGGGCAAGCAAAGGGAGGGGCAGCTTCCACCTCCACCGTGCACGGCCCCCACTCAGTTTGAAAGAAATGAGATTGAACCTTAAAATATAGGCTGCGCGGAGGTACTTATTTGAGTACAAGTAGAACATATGACTCTTCATACTAGCAAAAtactgttttgtttactgttgtctggctctttacagaagaGTTGCATTTAATTGACAAGGtttcaaaaccaaaccaaaccaaagagGAAAATTTAAATGGTGTGTCTTGGGGGAGGGGGTTACAATTTGGTttacaaaatgtaattttatgttATTCTGCTGTTCCATAGCGTATAACATTTtcacaagtctttttttttaacctttttttattaattacaaaaaattaacaagcaaaacattagatatcattccattctacatatacaatcagtaattcttaatatcatcacagttgcatattcatcatttcttagtacatttgcatcaatttagaaaaagaaataaaaagacaacagaaaaagaaataagatgataatagagaaaaaaaaactatacctaccatatcccttacccctcgctttcatttaccactatttcaaactgaattttttttaacatttgttccccctattatttatttttattccatatgttctactcttctgttgatatagtagctaaaaggagcatcagacataaggttttcacattcacagagtctcattgtgaaagctatatcattgttcaatcatcatcaataaacatggctactggaacacagcactacattttcaggcaattccctccagcctctccactacatcttgaataacaaggtgatatctacttaatgcgtaagaataacctccaggataacctctcaactctgtttggaatctctcagccattgacactttgtctcattttactcttcccccttttggttgagaagtttctctcaatcccttgatgtcaattctcagctcattctagggtttttctcagtcctttgtgctgagtcttagctcattctaggatctttgtcccacgttgccaggaaggtccacacccctgggagtcatgtcccacgcagagagggggagggtggtgagactgctcatcatattggctggagagagaggccacatctgagcaacaaaagaggctctcttgggggtgactcttaggcctaaattttaagtagacttgacctatcctttgtggggttaagtttcatgtgaacaaaccccaagactgggggctcagcctatagctttggttgtccacactgcttcaCAAGGGTCTTTTGGTACTACAGTCAATAATTAGCAACATACAATAGTGGTCCAACTCTCTAAATAACAATCAGTAGACAGAGTGGATATCCTCTCACATGTGCACAAATCTGCATGGAAAAGTACTAAAGTTTTAGACTTGGACTTGTGTATCACAGGTGGTTTTGAGAACACATCAATTCCTCTTTACTTGCTGATGTTAGGACGAAACTCTCATGTGAGCTGCCCCTCTGCTGTGTCTCTGGGACACTGACCATGTGGCCAAGCCAGATGAAAATTTACCACCATCCTTAGCAGGGGCTGAACTGCTTCCCTGCCCCTTCGCCTTCTTCCTGACCTGGGGGCGGTGCTCCCTGTGTAAGCTCCTGGTCTGATGCAGAAGTGACTCTTCCCTGGGACTGGCTCCTCCTCTGATCCTTTCATCCTCTTTGAGGGAACAAGGATGTCTGGAGAGACCCAGGAGTTTTTGAGTCTGgaagtgggtgtgtgtgtgtacgtcagagagagagagagagagagacagacagacagacaatgGCAGGAACTCAAACCCTAGGAAAGCACAAAGTTCGGAGGCATCAGCCTTCCTTCGAGGATGCAATATGGGTGTTGAAAGTCTGGGCTGCCGCCTTGAGCCttgctttccttttccagaaTAAGCTGGCTGGCCGTGAAGCCTTCACCGTTGTGGAGAGCGTGCTGCAGGAGCTGCTGAGCGGGATCCTGACCCCGGAGCGGGCGCCGTCCCCTGTGGACGCCTATCTCACCGAGGAGGACTGGTTCCACCATAAGAATCCCCGGGTACAGGCCTCCAGCTGGCCTTGGCCCCCACGTGCCTGCCCTGGGTGGTAGTGGCAGCAGAAGGAGCTGGTCTGAGGGCCTTACACAAGTGGCTCCCATTCTCCTCACAGCTGCCCCGTGAGATAGGTACTATTTATATCCTCAGTTGGCTTTGAGGAAACGgaggcacagagatgttaagTGATTCGCCCAAGATAATTCAGCTAGTTAGTGGATGCTTTGTTAAGAACAGAGCTTCACAGACTCCTACATTCAAACCCAATCTTTTGGAAGcccaaatgcaaatgaaaaaaaagcttTAGATTGGAGATGCTCAGGTGAGGGGCAGGTGAGGAGCCCCTCTGGCCATAGCCACTCCTGCTGCTGTCTTCCCTGCCTCCTTTCCTAGTGCCCTGGAGGGAACAGGACACTGGAGCAGGCTGGCTCGGGCCCTGGGTGCTCCATGCTTTAGGCACCCTGTGCTCCAGCCACCCCGCCACATCCCTTCTTCTCTTGCCTCTGCTGCAGCTGCATTACCAGCACCAGGTTGTACAAAGCCTGCACAGTCTGTGGCGCCAGTACATGGTGCAGCCCCCCAAGGCGGAGGAGGACAGGCTGGATGAGGAGGAGACCAGCTCCAGGACTGGGGTGACCACGGAGAAGTCCTTAATGAACACTGAGCTCTTGAGACAATGCAGGAGCCCAACCTTGGAAACCCAACAGCCCCAGCCTGAGAATGAGGCCCCCAGGGACTCTCAAGATTCCAAGAATGGGGTGATGACCAAGACTTCTCACTGGAAGAGCATCATGGAGGAGATCCTGGTGGAAGAGAGCCCAGACATGGAGAGCGCCAAAAGCCCCCGGGAACTGGATGGACTTCCCCAGCCGGAGTGGAATCTCTGCTTGGAAGACTTCAGAAAGGTGTCTCCCTggccctgggggaggggctgaTGGAGAAAGGCTGTGGCATGGCTGAATGCCAGCGCTCCCACCCCAAGCAAGCCCACAGTCCTGCTTGCCCTAAGGGCCAAGAACGAAACCCTCCGATGGCCCAGAGACAAGCAATCTCTTGGGTCTTCTTTTTATGTCTAGGGCGCCCAGGCTGCTGTGGTGCAGGAAGGGGCTCCCTCTGTGGCCCTCGCAAACCTGGGGTCATGGGAACAGACTTCAGAGGGCAGAGCCAGGCTTCCACAGAAGTCCCccgccccacccaccccactcTGTGGCTGCAGCCCCTCCTGGCTCTTGCTCCTCTCCTCGCCCCTCAGCCTCTAGAGACAGAGGTCCCGGGTGACCAGGGTGTGGGTCAGAGCAGTTGCCAGTGGTGCCTGTGACCCTGCCAGGCAGTGATGGCGCTCCCTGAGGAGAACCAGAGGGAAGATGCCCTAATCAGGCTCAACAAGGGAGCCCTGGAGCTGTGCCAGGAGCAGAGGCCATTGCAGTCCGACCTCCTGTACCAGACATGGTAGGTGCCCCCCCCACCAGGAGATCCTGTCCCAGCTGATCTCCCCTTTTTGGCCTCCCCTTGAGCTCAAGTTGCTAAAAGACGCTGCCTACATTCCATGCTCTGGTCTCTGCCGCAGTGGCCTCCACCTCTGCCTGCTGCTGTCTGGGGACTAGGGAAACaccttgcctttttcttttcccctcctcTTATTCCTTCTCAGTGAGCAGAGGAATGAGAAGAGGAGAAACCAGAGGGCAGTGAGAAGAGGGGCAGACTCCTCTGGAAGCCTCTCTTCTCCATCATCAGTCTTCCCATGGCCTGTCTGGAACTCGCTTAGATAGGCTTGGGGTCCTTTTGTGAGACCCTTGGGACACAACCCTGGGAACCTCATGCTGGAAACCTCATGCGAGGTTCATCTCCTCCAGTGGGACTGGACTGAAACCTGGCCATGATTTCAAGCTGGATTATAGACTGAGTTAGGACTTAACTCACATAGGCTTCCTAACCCTAGTGTggggccacttttttttttttcctgcatgggcagccactgggaatcaatcccgggtctctggcatggcaggcgagaactctgccactgagccgccacgGCCCGCCCTGGGGCCACTTTTATCTAGCTGCTGCCTAAGGGAAGCCAGACTCCCATCTGAGCTTTTGCTCAGGTGCCAGGGAAGATGCTGCCTGGACAGGAGCGTGGTGTTTCCGTATCACTTCCTGGAACATCTTTTTTAAGAGAGAGACCTGAGCCTCTGCAAGTTCAAGGGCAAATGAGGGGTGATGGCTTTCTCAAGTGTGTCTTGCCCTCTAGTTTGCAGCTGTGGCGGGATGTGATTGACAGTCTGGTGAGCCATTCCCTGTGGCTGAGGGCTCTGCTGGGCCTACCTGAGAAGGAGACCATTTATATGGACTTGCCAGATGAGCAAGGTCAGTCATTACACAGCTGCACCTGTGTGGTCTTCCCCACCCCTCTACCTGGACCACAAGGAGCCTCAGCCGTACCCCGGCAGTGGAGTCCACCAGGTTGAAGCTGACGGAGTAGGCCCTGCTACCCTGCTGTCTGCTGCCAGGATTTGGGAGCCCAAAGCTATCTTCAAGGTCACCTTATTGTGTAGATCGAGTCCCAGAGAGGTTAAACGACTTAGCCACTGGGGCCGTTGAAGCTGGGACCAGAACCCAGGTCTGGCTGCCTGACCAGGCCTCTTCCACAAGGTCACACCACTTGAATGAGAGGCTCAAGGAAAGGTGCCCCCTCCTCAGAGCTGGGCTCTGCCTCACTCTGTGGCGAGCAGCTGCCAGGGCTCCTTTGCTTCCCCATCTCTCGCCTTGTAGCGTGCCCATGACATCATCTGGGCCACAGagtgccacactgtcttccactcAACTCCCTTAGATCGAAAGTCACCTCCTGTTACGGAAGCCAAAGTGACAGCTGGAAGAGTGGGGAAGGAGGACCGGAAAGGGGCATCCCAGGAAAAGAAGCAATtaggaaacaaagacaaagaggaTAAAAAAGGAGCCAAGTTACCAGGGAAAGAGGCATGCTAGGAAATGGCCCAGGTCCTGTGTGGGGCTGGGTCCCCAAGGGAGGGCACTGGAGGGGCTTTGGAAGGCTGTGGTCACTCCCTCCCATCGCCCTGGCTCTCCCTGTGATCTGCTGCTGAGGATGTCCTCCCTCAGGAACTCCTGAGGGCCACACGCATCTCGTCTTTTTCTAACAGGACCGCTCAAACAGTAAGAAGTACAAGGCAAAGGATGAGAAGAAACTCATGAAATCTTTAAGCCGGGACAGGTTTTCCTTGGACGATCCTGTCCCTGACAGCACCATCCCTTCTCAGGAGCCAGTAGATCCCCTGGTCCTGGAGAAATACTTGCAGAGGCTGCACACAGAGGTGAGGGGAGAGCCCAGCAGCCCCGCCTCCGCACACTCGCACCTGCCCCCCACTCCTGCCTTCACTCATTCCTTCCTTCTATTGAGTCCACAAACAATAAGGGCCTACGACTTCAGTGAGGGAAGCAGAGCTGCCCTTATGCAGGGCTTTCCCGTGTGGGGAGACAGACCTCATATATGAGGAGCTGTGCTAGCACCTTAGGTGAGAGGcgctctggaaaaagaaaaggtagagaTGGGTTAGGGAATAGGGGAAACCAGAGTGGGCAGGGGACAGGTGGGCCTCATTGAGGTGACATGAGCAAAACACAAGGGAGATGGGTGACCATGTGTGCCTCCTGGGAAGAGTAGTCTAGGCAGAGGTGGGAGTGGGCCAGCATGACTAGATAGGAGGGAAGGGGAGACCCATGGGAGAGGACAGAGTCATATAGGGCTTTGTCAGTCATTGTTAGGACTTTGGCTTTTTCTCTGAAGTGGGAAGTCACAGCCAGGTTTTGAATGGAGGGGTGACATGGTCTGATTTATGctttaaaagatcactctggctgttATTTGGAAAAAAAGGCTCTAGGGGAACAGAGCAGGAGCCCTTCTCTTTTCTgctgcttttcttcttctctgtgtTAGGTGCATCTTGGCAGATGTGCTCCTTGGGTGAACATAATGTAGGGTGAATTTCCATCAACAATAATAAGGGTTTTGAAGCACTGGAGAGATTTTATAAGAACACAATCTATTCTTAAGAAGAAAGATCTACCCAGGTGTTTTCtcgtttgttttgttgttgtttacatGTTTGTTTTGGAGGAGAAGTCCACAAAGCTTTGCTCAATAAGCCCATGTGTCCAATAGTGCTTTGTCAACCTCCAGTGTGGGTGGCTGGGTAGCTGCTGGGATTACATCGTGCATTGTGGTGATGCTCCTAAGCTCATTTGACCAGAAGCTCCATTTGCGCTGCCATCACTGAGATTTCTGGAGGTTGCAGGGGTCTAGAAGGTACTTAAAGGGCTCTGAGGATCCATGAGGTAGGCTCTTCTGTGACTTCTTGATATTGAGATTCAACTTATCTAGGCGTGTTGATCCTGGTCTAGCCCCTTTGGAGGGTACTGTCTTGGAGACCTTTCTGTACATAAATCTATGATCTTATAGGGAGAAACGCTGGCCTCTGGGAGAGGGTCATGGTAGAACTGGTGCTGAGCCCAGGCCCACCTTGAGGGCCTAAATGGGCACTGCTCCCTGGAGTTGCCCCTTTAACACCTCTGAGTTCTGCTGCCCCTTTAGGCAGAAGGGCACAATCAGGATTTCCTCCCCAGACTGGTTTGTAAAGCAAAACTCTGTCCAAACACAAGTTCTACAGGAATTCTCACAACACTGGTCTTTTCCCTACTCCGGCTGTTCTCCTGCAGGTGTAGATGCATCGACTTTGAGCCCGGTTGATGCTTCTTTGCACAGATGCTTTCTGCAGAAAAAACCTTTGCCCTAATGTTCCTCCCGTTCTTTCAGGTCTATGGGCTGCTGGATGGCCTGGTGATGGACTTGATGGTCCTGGCTGATGAGCTCAGTCCCATAAAGAGCTCCGAGGAGCCTCCCATCTTTGCAGCTGATTCATGTGCCTAAGCAGCCTTATTGGGAAGCCAGTTACCAAAGCAATAAAGAACATTTACATTTCTATCACTGCTGCCTGCCTCTGGGTCTTGGATTTAGGGTCTACATGAGGTCACCTTATGGCCCAGTTCCTCCCTCATCCCACCCTGCCCACGTCACCCCCTTCCCAGGCCCTGGAGCCACCCAGCAGGAGTGACACAAATGGGGTGGTGACATGTGGGATGACGAGCTGAAGAGCCAGTTGGTAGCAGGACAAGGAACTAATCAGATGACAGGACAGAACATCACTGCTCATAGTTCCACCTCTGGCCTTCCTTGGCCCACACTTTGGGGGGTCACATCTTCCTGAAGTATCATCACCATATATGATAAAGTGTGTGACCATAAGGAGAACTAGACAACCCCTTCTTCCCCCTACCCCCAACCCCAGATCTGGCTCCCCACTTCCAAGGAGCCCGTCCCAGTCCCTAGGGATCGTGCTTACCACACCTCTTAACCCTGAGGGTCAGGCTCCCTTGTCCTCAGCAGGAGGTGACTCTTCCCATGGGGCCCTGGGTTCTGGCATTCCAGCCTGTCATGCCCTTCCCCATGTCAAATCATCGGGCCTCCTGGAGCCATTTTCCTGCCTTAAAAACAGCCTCTGGGCTTCATGCTCCCCCCCTCAGAGGAATGTGAGGCCAGTGAGAGATGGCTCTTGGAAAGAAAGGTGCTGTGTTGGCTCAAACTCTGTACCataatcatttattttgtcaGTAAAACCACTTTGAGCCGGACTCCCTGAATGGAGTGGGCTCCAGGCTACCAGAATTTAAAGAACAACTTGGGCAAACGGTGGGCTTAGTGCATTTAAGTGCTGATGGAGCAGAGAAGGTGTGGGGTCTTGCCCCCCAGGCAGGCAGTCCCTTAGCTTTGCCCCTGGTGTTTCTAAGGAGCTCTAGTTGAGAGGTAGGGGGAGGAGGTTCACAGAATGCAGGACACGCTGTCCCTGTATGGGAGAGGCAGAGTGGGGGGCCATGAGAGGGGCCGTGCCTAGAGCCCTCATGCCTCCCTCCGGGTGGCCGCGAAGGCCAGCTAGAAGCCACAGAAGGCAAGAACGCCACCTCAGGGCCAGCCCCAGGAATGGTCCTGCCTTCTCCTTAAATGTCATCCTGGCCAGAGAAGGAAAGGTAGGGCTGGGGTGGGCGGTGGAACCCCTGGCCGTTTCTTCTTGGGGCAGCATGGGAAGGGTTAACCCACTGCAGGGTGGGAGTGAGTTGGCAGCCATGGCCCCAGACCCCCCACACCTGGGGACAGCTAGCAGGCAAGCATCCCACGTCTGCAGGCTCTGCCTGCGTGGCCAGCAGGAAGGGGTTAACATGC
Protein-coding sequences here:
- the MYCBPAP gene encoding MYCBP-associated protein isoform X5; this translates as MTLISAKEEPKQKSPKEEKTPLWAPPPQHNFLKNWQRNVALWKKQQEALSEHVKKPVGELLMHSGETYRQIQEERELIDRTLSAQHDGKACGASTGFWSRLEYLGDEMTGLVMTKTKTQRGLVEPTTHIGKPHCVRAEMGLPAQRDAWYHHTWNRSLFLTSRRKELQSIMAELNFSQQDIDGLEVVGRGQPFSAVTVEDYTAFESAQESSSEDTVNLDILACCPDVDPMPILGPSLLFCGKPARWIRGSNPQDKRQIGIAARLTFETLEGEKTSSELTVVNNGTVAIWYNWRRRFQPDCFHDLKRKKMQQFYFNNREGVILPGETKNFTFFFKSLNAGIFRESWEFGTHPTLLGGAILQVNLHAISLTPDIFKDERKVLENKLAGREAFTVVESVLQELLSGILTPERAPSPVDAYLTEEDWFHHKNPRLHYQHQVVQSLHSLWRQYMVQPPKAEEDRLDEEETSSRTGVTTEKSLMNTELLRQCRSPTLETQQPQPENEAPRDSQDSKNGVMTKTSHWKSIMEEILVEESPDMESAKSPRELDGLPQPEWNLCLEDFRKAVMALPEENQREDALIRLNKGALELCQEQRPLQSDLLYQTCLQLWRDVIDSLVSHSLWLRALLGLPEKETIYMDLPDEQDRKSPPVTEAKVTAGRVGKEDRKGASQEKKQLGNKDKEDKKGAKLPGKEDRSNSKKYKAKDEKKLMKSLSRDRFSLDDPVPDSTIPSQEPVDPLVLEKYLQRLHTEVYGLLDGLVMDLMVLADELSPIKSSEEPPIFAADSCA